One region of Sulfuriroseicoccus oceanibius genomic DNA includes:
- a CDS encoding LptF/LptG family permease — protein MGGRLKFGVLDRYIGGQVLFATVFGVVVLCFVLVLGNIFKEMLPRLVDGQVSSEYFLRFILYVMPFSLVFTIPWGFLTAVLLVFGRLSADNELVTMRMAGVSTTRLCMPVFVLGIALSSMCWWINVSVAPKAKTAIEQMFVDMATNNAQAVLVPDQMITAFPGNIIFFRDEVDGKLQDLTLFKMHKDRRVDNFVHAKEAEYEQDSEAMASYMHLSDAYIAMREKGSDSQGVREWSHKWIRDSTLPAIDLSKLDNRRLKSGMQTNGELRAYLNGERDVELNKEQRNKFRSEISKRWSFSLACITLGLIGIPLGITAQRRETSIGFVLSLVVACIYFFFIIIGDTFSSKSGPLPHILMWMPNVLFLGLGVHLFRKTAKR, from the coding sequence ATGGGAGGACGACTGAAATTTGGCGTGCTTGACCGGTATATCGGTGGGCAGGTGCTTTTTGCCACGGTGTTTGGTGTGGTGGTGTTGTGCTTTGTTTTGGTGCTGGGCAACATCTTCAAGGAGATGCTGCCGCGCTTGGTGGATGGTCAGGTTTCGAGCGAATACTTTTTACGCTTCATCCTGTACGTGATGCCGTTTTCGTTGGTGTTCACGATTCCGTGGGGCTTTTTGACGGCGGTGTTGTTGGTGTTTGGCCGGCTTTCGGCGGACAACGAATTGGTTACGATGCGGATGGCGGGCGTGAGTACGACGCGTTTGTGCATGCCTGTGTTTGTGTTGGGGATCGCGCTTTCTTCGATGTGCTGGTGGATCAATGTGTCGGTGGCACCGAAGGCGAAGACGGCGATTGAGCAGATGTTTGTGGATATGGCGACGAACAACGCGCAGGCGGTGTTGGTGCCGGATCAGATGATCACTGCGTTCCCTGGCAACATTATCTTCTTCCGCGACGAGGTGGATGGGAAGCTGCAGGATCTGACGCTTTTCAAGATGCACAAAGACCGACGCGTGGATAATTTCGTCCATGCCAAGGAGGCGGAGTACGAGCAGGATTCCGAGGCGATGGCTTCATACATGCATCTGAGCGATGCTTATATTGCGATGCGCGAAAAGGGCTCCGACTCACAGGGCGTGAGGGAGTGGTCGCACAAGTGGATCCGCGATTCGACGCTGCCGGCAATCGATCTGAGCAAGCTCGACAACCGACGCTTGAAGTCGGGGATGCAGACCAACGGGGAACTGCGGGCATATCTCAATGGCGAACGCGATGTGGAGCTCAATAAAGAACAACGCAATAAGTTCCGCTCCGAGATCAGCAAGCGCTGGTCGTTCTCGCTGGCGTGCATCACGCTGGGCTTGATCGGGATCCCGCTGGGGATTACGGCGCAGCGGCGTGAGACGTCGATTGGCTTTGTGCTGAGTCTCGTGGTGGCGTGTATCTACTTCTTCTTCATCATTATCGGCGATACGTTTTCGTCGAAATCAGGGCCGCTTCCGCACATCCTGATGTGGATGCCTAATGTCTTGTTCCTGGGGTTGGGGGTGCATCTTTTCCGTAAGACGGCGAAGCGTTAG
- a CDS encoding flavodoxin domain-containing protein, translating to MIHVLFGTHSGNSEDLATELSERIEQAGHEVEVIDLGDDHDASLLEGIEVAFFIVSTWGEGDPPQDVQDFFEDVKAREPMGLENMSFGVLALGDKSYENFCGFGKNLEKELQRHGAESVVERIDCDVFFDDDYEEWAGQVIEWVSDYDG from the coding sequence ATGATTCACGTACTTTTTGGCACACACAGCGGCAACTCTGAAGATCTGGCCACCGAGTTGAGCGAACGGATCGAGCAGGCCGGGCATGAAGTGGAAGTGATCGACCTCGGTGACGATCACGATGCCTCGTTGCTCGAGGGGATTGAGGTCGCGTTCTTCATCGTGAGTACGTGGGGCGAGGGCGATCCTCCGCAGGATGTGCAGGACTTCTTCGAAGACGTGAAAGCACGCGAGCCAATGGGCTTGGAGAATATGAGCTTTGGCGTGCTGGCCCTGGGAGACAAGAGCTACGAGAACTTCTGCGGTTTTGGGAAGAACCTGGAGAAGGAGCTGCAGCGTCACGGGGCGGAGTCAGTGGTCGAGCGGATCGACTGCGATGTGTTCTTCGATGATGACTACGAAGAATGGGCCGGACAGGTGATCGAGTGGGTGTCTGATTACGATGGGTAG
- a CDS encoding TM2 domain-containing protein has protein sequence MNDTHSKTIGYLLWIFGFLGAHRFYYGRQITGVIWFFTLGLLGIGWIIDLFLIPWMDRDADFKYTAGRYDYSIAWILQTFLGIFGIHRFYLGKIWTGLLWLCTGGLFGVGYVYDYFTLNGQVDEANRRG, from the coding sequence ATGAACGACACGCATTCCAAAACCATTGGCTACCTGCTTTGGATCTTCGGCTTTCTCGGTGCCCACCGCTTTTACTATGGGCGCCAGATCACCGGCGTGATTTGGTTTTTCACGCTGGGATTGTTGGGGATTGGTTGGATCATTGATCTGTTTTTGATCCCATGGATGGACCGCGATGCCGACTTCAAGTACACGGCCGGGCGGTATGATTATTCGATCGCGTGGATCTTACAGACGTTTCTCGGGATTTTTGGGATCCATCGGTTTTATCTCGGCAAGATCTGGACCGGTTTGTTGTGGCTTTGTACCGGCGGGTTGTTCGGCGTGGGATATGTTTATGATTACTTCACGTTGAATGGTCAGGTGGACGAGGCGAACCGCCGTGGGTAG
- the glpK gene encoding glycerol kinase GlpK has product MSADVIVALDQGTTSSRALVFDRDSRIVAVAQKEFTQHYPVPGWVEHDPEEIWQTQKQTLDEALAEAGEVNVRAIGIANQRETVVVWDRNTGAPVYNAIVWQDRRTADTCRKMAAEDGVVAMVGDRTGLRLDPYFSATKAAWILNHVEGAREKAERGELAMGTVDSWLVWKLTGGKLHVTDESNASRSLLYNIHEHCWDDEMLELFGIPRSMLPKVCDSSGICGETSDGVPIAGMAGDQQAALFGQACFEKGMAKNTYGTGCFLLMHTGTDAVRSENDLLTTVAWRIRGVTEYALEGSVFMGGAVVQWLRDEMKMVETAAECSELAASVDDAGGLFLVPAFAGLGAPHWDPYARGVAVGMTRGTGRTQFCRAAIEAIAYQVNDLAECMVADSGVALEELRVDGGAARSDVLLQFQADLAQVDVVRPEVVETTALGAAYLAGLAVGFWDGREEIGRRWAKERVFDPAGDKEEVDGKVRGWRRAVERAKHWEEEKD; this is encoded by the coding sequence ATGTCTGCCGATGTGATTGTTGCTTTGGACCAGGGGACGACGAGTTCGCGCGCGCTCGTGTTTGACCGCGATTCGCGGATCGTGGCGGTGGCGCAGAAGGAGTTCACTCAGCATTACCCGGTGCCTGGCTGGGTGGAGCATGATCCTGAGGAGATTTGGCAGACGCAGAAGCAAACCTTGGACGAGGCATTGGCTGAGGCGGGCGAGGTGAATGTGCGGGCGATCGGGATTGCTAATCAACGCGAGACGGTGGTGGTTTGGGATCGGAACACAGGGGCGCCCGTGTATAACGCGATTGTTTGGCAGGACCGCCGGACGGCCGATACGTGCCGCAAGATGGCGGCGGAAGACGGCGTGGTGGCAATGGTGGGGGACAGAACTGGGCTGCGTCTGGATCCGTATTTTTCAGCGACCAAGGCGGCGTGGATTTTGAACCATGTGGAGGGGGCTCGGGAGAAGGCGGAGCGGGGTGAGCTTGCGATGGGGACTGTTGATAGCTGGTTGGTGTGGAAGCTCACCGGCGGCAAGCTACATGTCACCGACGAGAGCAATGCCTCGCGCAGTCTGCTGTACAACATTCACGAGCATTGCTGGGATGATGAAATGCTGGAGTTGTTTGGTATTCCGCGGTCGATGCTACCCAAGGTTTGCGATTCGAGCGGGATTTGCGGCGAGACATCGGACGGTGTGCCTATTGCGGGGATGGCGGGGGACCAGCAGGCCGCGTTGTTTGGTCAGGCGTGCTTTGAGAAGGGGATGGCAAAGAACACCTACGGCACGGGATGCTTCTTGCTGATGCACACGGGGACGGACGCGGTGCGCTCGGAGAACGATTTGCTGACCACGGTGGCGTGGCGGATTCGGGGCGTGACTGAGTATGCGTTGGAGGGATCGGTTTTCATGGGGGGCGCGGTGGTGCAGTGGTTGCGCGATGAAATGAAGATGGTGGAGACTGCGGCGGAATGCAGTGAGTTGGCGGCATCGGTGGACGATGCGGGCGGGCTGTTCTTGGTGCCGGCGTTTGCCGGGCTGGGGGCACCTCATTGGGATCCGTACGCGCGCGGTGTGGCGGTGGGGATGACGCGGGGGACGGGGCGGACGCAGTTCTGTCGTGCGGCGATTGAGGCAATTGCCTATCAGGTGAACGATCTGGCGGAGTGCATGGTGGCGGACAGCGGGGTGGCATTGGAGGAGTTGCGGGTGGACGGCGGTGCGGCGCGAAGTGATGTGTTGCTGCAGTTTCAGGCGGATCTGGCGCAAGTGGATGTGGTGCGGCCGGAGGTGGTGGAAACCACCGCGTTGGGGGCTGCGTACCTGGCTGGGTTGGCGGTCGGATTCTGGGACGGCCGCGAGGAAATTGGACGCCGCTGGGCGAAGGAACGCGTTTTTGATCCTGCTGGAGATAAGGAGGAGGTGGATGGGAAGGTGCGTGGATGGCGGCGGGCGGTGGAGCGAGCCAAACACTGGGAGGAAGAAAAGGACTAA